The following are encoded together in the Humulus lupulus chromosome 5, drHumLupu1.1, whole genome shotgun sequence genome:
- the LOC133778360 gene encoding protein P21-like, which yields MRSSIIFSFLSVLTYFSASIHAARFDITNRCPYTVWAAAVPGGGRQLNSGETWPLDVNAGTKGARIWARTGCNFDGAGRGSCQTGDCGGILQCQGYGQPPNTLAEYALNQFQNLDFFDISLVDGFNVPMVFNPTSNCNRGITCNANINGECPAVLRASRGCNNPCTVFKTDQYCCNSGNCAPTDYSRFFKQRCPDAYSYPKDDQTSTFTCPGGTNYKVVFCP from the coding sequence ATGAGGTCCtctattattttctcatttcTTTCAGTGCTAACTTACTTCTCCGCCTCTATCCATGCAGCTAGATTTGATATCACAAACAGATGCCCCTACACCGTCTGGGCAGCAGCCGTGCCCGGTGGTGGAAGGCAGCTGAACTCAGGCGAAACATGGCCCCTTGACGTGAACGCAGGCACGAAAGGGGCTCGCATATGGGCTCGTACAGGTTGTAACTTCGATGGGGCTGGACGCGGCAGTTGCCAGACTGGCGACTGCGGCGGCATTCTCCAATGCCAGGGCTATGGGCAGCCGCCCAACACGTTGGCCGAGTACGCACTGAACCAATTCCAGAACTTAGATTTCTTCGATATCTCACTGGTGGATGGGTTCAATGTCCCCATGGTCTTCAATCCCACATCAAATTGCAACCGAGGGATCACGTGTAACGCAAATATAAACGGTGAATGCCCCGCTGTGTTGAGAGCCTCTCGAGGCTGCAACAATCCATGCACTGTCTTCAAAACCGATCAGTATTGTTGCAACTCCGGTAACTGTGCACCCACAGATTATTCGAGGTTCTTTAAGCAGAGATGCCCTGATGCTTATAGTTACCCTAAGGATGATCAAACCAGCACATTTACGTGCCCTGGTGGGACTAACTATAAGGTTGTCTTCTGCCCTTGA